From the genome of Colwellia psychrerythraea 34H, one region includes:
- the hemL gene encoding glutamate-1-semialdehyde 2,1-aminomutase, protein MNKSEQLFEQAQKIIPGGVNSPVRAFNGVGGTPCFIKRAQGAYIYDADDKAYIDYVGSWGPMILGHNHPAILEAVITTAKNGLSFGAPTEIEITMAEKVRELVPSMESLRMVSSGTEATMSAIRLARGYTGRDKILKFEGCYHGHADALLVKAGSGALTLGVPNSPGIPEDFAKHTLTVSYNNIDEVKEIFAKYADEIACIIVEPVAGNMNCIPPVEGFLEGLRDVCDQYSSVLIFDEVMTGFRVALGGAQAHYNIKPDLTTLGKVIGGGMPVGAFGGKQEIMDYIAPVGPVYQAGTLSGNPIAMAAGLASLTELAQGNKHQQLSSATEKLAMGLKAAAERNGVSLSVNYVGAMFGFFFTEDKNPITTYEQATQCDGEMFKRFFHLMLDEGVYLAPSSYETGFLSTSHTDDIIEKTLVAADKCFAQL, encoded by the coding sequence ATGAATAAATCAGAACAGTTATTTGAACAAGCTCAAAAGATTATCCCTGGTGGCGTTAACTCTCCAGTACGTGCTTTCAATGGTGTTGGTGGTACTCCGTGTTTTATAAAACGTGCTCAAGGCGCTTATATTTATGACGCTGATGATAAAGCTTACATCGACTATGTTGGCTCTTGGGGACCTATGATTTTAGGTCATAACCATCCAGCAATACTTGAAGCTGTTATTACTACCGCTAAAAATGGTTTAAGTTTCGGTGCTCCGACTGAAATTGAAATTACCATGGCTGAGAAGGTACGTGAGTTAGTACCTTCAATGGAATCTTTACGCATGGTTAGCTCTGGTACAGAAGCTACGATGAGCGCTATCCGTTTAGCACGTGGTTATACTGGCCGCGATAAGATATTAAAGTTTGAAGGTTGTTATCACGGTCATGCCGACGCTTTGTTAGTAAAAGCGGGTTCTGGTGCATTAACATTGGGCGTACCTAATTCACCGGGTATTCCTGAAGATTTTGCTAAACATACCCTTACCGTTAGCTACAATAATATCGACGAAGTGAAAGAAATTTTCGCAAAATATGCCGATGAGATAGCGTGTATTATCGTTGAACCTGTTGCAGGTAATATGAACTGTATCCCTCCTGTTGAAGGATTCCTTGAAGGTTTACGCGACGTATGTGACCAATACAGCAGCGTATTAATTTTTGATGAAGTAATGACTGGCTTTCGTGTTGCACTAGGTGGCGCTCAAGCTCACTATAATATTAAACCTGACTTAACTACTTTAGGTAAAGTCATTGGTGGTGGTATGCCTGTTGGCGCATTCGGTGGCAAACAAGAGATCATGGATTATATCGCTCCTGTTGGTCCTGTTTATCAAGCAGGAACTTTATCAGGTAACCCAATTGCTATGGCCGCGGGTTTAGCTTCATTGACTGAATTAGCTCAAGGAAATAAACACCAACAACTTTCTTCTGCTACAGAAAAGTTAGCCATGGGCTTAAAAGCCGCAGCTGAACGTAATGGCGTTAGTTTAAGCGTTAACTACGTTGGCGCCATGTTTGGATTTTTCTTTACGGAAGATAAAAACCCTATTACTACCTATGAGCAAGCGACCCAATGTGATGGAGAAATGTTCAAGCGCTTCTTCCACTTAATGCTTGATGAAGGCGTATATTTAGCACCATCATCTTATGAAACTGGCTTTTTATCAACATCACATACCGATGACATTATTGAAAAAACCTTAGTTGCTGCCGATAAGTGTTTCGCTCAGTTGTAA